A window of Cellulosimicrobium protaetiae genomic DNA:
CGACGAGGTCGTCCAGGACCGCACCGTCCTCCTGGCAGATCATCGTGTAGCGCGCCCGCCCCGGCGTGACCGCCGTGAGGTTGCCGACGAGCGCGTGGTCCAGCGCGGCCGCCGCCTGCGGCCCCGCGACCTCGATCTCGCCCATGTGCGACAGGTCGAACAGGCCCGCGGCCTCCCTGACCGCGCGGTGCTCCGCGAGGTCCGACGTGTAGCGCAGCGCCATCAGCCACCCGCCGAAGCTCGTGAGGTTCGCGCCCAGCGCGACGTGCTCGTCGTGCAGCGGGCTGTGCCGGTCGGTCTGCCCGTCCGTCGGCGCGTCGGTCGGCTGGTCGGTCGGCTGGTCGGTCATACGAGGTCTCCCGTCACGTAGGACTCCAGGGGCGGGCACGAGCACACGAGGTTGCGGTCGCCCCGGGCACCGTCGATGCGGCGCACCGGCGGCCAGTACTTGCCGGACCGCAGGCTCGCGACCGGGTACGCCGCGAGCTCGCGCGAGTACGGCTTGTCCCACGACTCGGCGACGAGGGCCGCCGCGGTGTGCGGGGCGCCGCGCAGCGGAGACTCCTCGACGCCCCAACGGCCCGCGGCGACGGCGTCGATCTCGCCGCGGATCGCGATCAGGGCCTCGACGAACCGGTCGAGCTCGGCCAGGTCCTCGCTCTCGGTCGGCTCGACCATGAGCGTGCCGGCCACCGGGAACGACAGCGTCGGCGCGTGGAACCCGTAGTCCATGAGGCGCTTCGCGACGTCCTCCGCCGTCACGCCCGTCTCCGCCGTGATCCCGCGCAGGTCGAGGATGCACTCGTGCGCGACGAGGCCGTTCGGGCCCGTGTAGAGCACCGGGTAGTGGTCGGCGAGGCGGCTCGCGACGTAGTTCGCCGTGAGGACCGCCGTCTTCGTCGCCTCGGTCAGCCCGTCCGGGCCCATGAGCGCGACGTACGCGTACGAGATCGGCAGGATCCCCGCCGACCCGTACCGCGTCGCCGAGACGGGGGTCGCGGTGGACGCGCCCGGCGCGAGCGGGTCGCCGGGGAGGAACGGGACGAGGTGCTCGGCGACGGCGACCGGGCCGACGCCGGGCCCTCCCCCGCCGTGCGGGATGCAGAACGTCTTGTGCAGGTTCAGGTGCGAGACGTCGCCGCCGAACTCTCCCGGGCGGGCCAGGCCGACGAGCGCGTTGAGGTTCGCCCCGTCGATGTACACCTGACCCCCGGCGTCGTGTACGAGGTCGCACACCTCGCGCACGTGCTCCTCGTAGACGCCGTGCGTCGACGGGTAGGTGATCATGATCGCCGCGACCCGCGTACCGTGGTCGGCCAGCTTCGCACGCAGGTCGTCGAGGTCGACCTCACCGCTCTCGGCCGTCCTGACCACGTCGACCCGCAGGCCCGCCAGCGCCGCCGACGCCGCGTTCGTCCCGTGCGCCGACGCCGGGATGAGGCACACGTCGCGCTCCGTGTCGCCGCGCGACACGTGGTAGTCACGGATCGCGAGCAGGCCCGCGAACTCACCCTGCGAGCCCGCGTTCGGCTGCACCGACACCCCGGCGTAGCCCGTGATCTCCGCGAGCGCGGACTCCAGGCCGCCGATGAGCTCCTCGTAGCCGAGCGCCTGGTCAGCAGGCACGAACGGGTGGATGTTCGCGAACTCCGGCCACGAGATCGCCTCCATCTCGGCCGTCGCGTTGAGCTTCATCGTGCACGAGCCCAGCGGGATCATCGTGCGGTCCAGCGCCAGGTCCTTGTCCGAGAGGCGGCGCAGGTAGCGGAGCATCGAGGTCTCGGAGCGGTGCAGGTGGAAGATGGGGTGCTGGAGGTATCCGGTCGTGCGTCGTGCCCACGTCGGGAGCTCGTGGTCGGGTCCGGTGGGGGAGGCGGCGTCGGTGGGCGCCGACGCGGCGAAAGCCTGCAGCACCGCGGTGAGGGTCGCGGGGGTGGTGGTCTCGTCGCAGGCGATCTGTACATGGTCTGCGTCGGGGTTGTACAGGTTGATGCCTGCGGCTGCCGCGGCGCGCACGATGTCGTCGGCGCGGCCCGGGACGACGGTGCGGACGGTGTCGAAGAAGGTGTCGTGCTCGACGGTGATGCCGCCGGCGCGGAGGGCGCTTGCCAGGGTGACGGCGTGGGCGTGGGTGCGCTCGGCGATCGCGCGGAGGCCGTCGGGGCCGTGGTAGACCGCGTACATCGACGCGACGATCGCGAGGAGCGCCTGCGCGGTGCAGATGTTGCTCGTCGCCTTCTCGCGGCGGATGTGCTGCTCGCGCGTCTGGAGCGCGAGGCGGTAGGCCGTGTCGCCGTCGGCGTCGATCGAGACGCCCACGAGGCGGCCGGGGAGCGAGCGCTCGAGACCCTTGCGGACCGCCATGAAGGCCGCGTGCGGGCCGCCGTAGAACAGCGGGACGCCGAACCGCTGGGCCGAGCCGACGGCCACGTCGGCGCCGAGCTCGCCGGGGGAGACCAGCAGCGTCAGGGCCAGGAGGTCGCTCGCGACCGTCACGAGCGCACCCGCCGCCTTCGCCTCCGCGACCACGGGGCGCCAGTCCACGACGCGTCCCGACGCCCCGGACTGCTGGACGACGACGCCCACGAGCTGCGCGTCGTCGTCCACCCCGGCGGGGAAGGCCCCCGCCGCCCGCGCGGCGGCGAGCCCGGCGTCGAGCCCACCCGACAGGTCCGCGACCACCACGGGCAGCCCGACGGCGTGCGCGCGGCCCAGCGTCACCGCGAGCGTCTGCGGGAAGAGGTCGGCGTCGAGCGCGACATAGCCGCTCTTCGCGCGCGACGCGCGCCACATCAGCGCGACCGCCTCGGCCACCGCGGTCGCCTCGTCGAGGAGCGACGCGTTCGCGACGTCGAGGCCCGTGAGGTCCTCGACGACCTGCTGGAAGTTGAGGAGCGCCTCGAGACGACCCTGCGAGATCTCCGGCTGGTACGGCGTGTACGCCGTGTACCAGGCGGGGGACTCGAGGACGTTGCGGCGGATCACCGGGGGAGTGACGGTGCCGTAGTAGCCGAGCCCGATCATCTGCGTCTTGACGACGTTCTTGCCGGCCAGCGCGCGCAGGTGGTCCAGCACCTCGGTCTCCGTGCGCGCCGCGGGCAGGTCGAGCGGGCGGTCGGTGCGGATCGCCGCCGGGACGGCCGCGTCGACGAGCGCGTCGAGCGAGTCGTACCCGAGCTGGTCGAGCATGACACCCACCTCGCGACCGCGCGGGCCGAGGTGGCGCGGTGCGAAGGCACCGGTCGCGGCGTTGTGCCGCGAGCTGGGGTCGAAGGACGGCTGGGTCACGAGGGACTCCCGGTGGAGGGGACGACGGCGGGTCCCTCCCCGCTCTGTCATCGGACGCACGCGTCGACCTGAGAGTTTTGCCGGTCCGCCGTGCCGCGAGGGCCGGGGCGCGCCGACTTGCACCGTCGGTGGGCCGAGGCCGCCGGAGATCCGACGAGCGCACGGCCGCTTTCCAGAGTTGCCTCACCTCGACGGTACGGGGGCCTGAGAGATTCCCGGGGAGGAGTTGCTCCTTCGGCGCCGGCACCAGGTCCGCCGGACCGTGGCGCCGAGCTCTCCCGTCGTGGTTCGGGCGGCAGTACTGCAGTTGTGGGCTCGATCATACCGGTCGGGTCGCCGTTCGCGCCGAGGCGTCCGGGCCGCCGTCGTCTCATCCGACGGGTAATAACTACGGACCCCGAACGATCCGCGCTAGCGTCGCAGCGACGAGGCGACGACGCGACGTGGGGGAGTCATGACGACCGAGGGAACGGTGCAGCAGCCGTCACGGCGGGAGCGGGTCCGGCGCTGGACCACGATGTGGGGGCTGCTGCGGCACGCGGGGATCCCGATCGTGGCGGTCGGCCTCATCCTGAGCGTCGTCCTCGCGCTCCTGCCGCTCGTGTCCATCGTCGCCCTGGGCCGCGTGCTCTTCCTCCTGCCGAGCATGACCGACGGCGCCGCGAGCGCCGGGTGGGGCGACCTCCTCGCCGTGTTCGGCGTCGCGGTCGGCGCGCTCGTCGTGCAGCAGCTCCTCGCGCCCTTCCAGACCGGGATCGTCGAGACGATCGGGCGGCGGGTCGACCAGCGCTGCATCGACCGGCTCCTCGACGCGGCGCTCTCCGACGCCCCGCTCGCGCTCCTGGACGACTCCGAGGTGCTGGACGTCGTCGCCGACGCGCGCGCCGCGTTCGCGCGGCAGAGCATGAGCCCCGGCGACGCTGCCGGGGCGCTGGTCCCGCTCGTCGGCCGCTACGTGCAGCTCGTCGGCGCGGCCGTGCTCGTCGCGGTCGTCGTCTCGCCCCTCGCCGGTGCCGTGATCCTCGCGACGGCCCTCGCGATGCGCGCGGGGGTGCGGGGCACGTTCAGCAAGCTCACCCCGATCTGGAAGACCCTGCACCCCCAGCGGCGCCGGATGTACTACCTGCGGGAGCTCGCGACCACGCCGGGGGTCACCAAGGAGGTCCGACTCCTCGGCATCCTCGGGTGGTTGCGCGACCGCCTGCGTCGCGAGTCGATGGGCTACCTCGAACCCCAGTGGGCGGTCAACCGCCGGCTCCAGCTCTGGCCCTTCGTGGGCTTCTCGGTGATCGGCCTGGTCGGTGGCGCGATCGTCCTGGTCCTGGTCGCGCTCGACGACTCGCTCGACCTCTTCGCGCTCGGGGTCGCGATCCAGGCGGTGCTCATCCCGCTGCGGTTCGGCGTGTACTTCCCCGAGTGCGACATGCGCACGCAGTTCGGCCTGCTGTCGTTCGACGCGTTGGAGCGGTTCGAGCAGAGACTGCGGTCGGCCACGCCCGAGCGCACGGGCGAGGACGACGACGCCCCCGTCCCGCGGGGCGTGATCCGGTTCGAGGACGTGTGGTTCCGGTACGCCGACGACGGCGCGTGGGTCCTGCGGGGCCTCGACCTCGAGCTCGTCCCTGGCACGTCGACGGCGATCGTCGGGCTCAACGGCGCCGGCAAGACGACGACGACCAAGCTCCTCGCGCGCCTGTACGAGCCGACGCGGGGGCGCATCACGGTCGACGGCGTGGACGTGCGCGACCTGCCGGTCGAGGCGTGGCGACGGCGCCTCGCGCTGATCTTCCAGGACTATGTCCGTCTCGAGCTCTCCGTCGCCGACAACGTCGGGCTCGGCGCGCCCGGGCTGCGCGACGACGCCGACCGGCTGCGCGAGGCGGTCAGCGCCGCGGGGGCGGACGGCGTCGTGGACGGCCTCGCCGACGGTCTCGACACCGTGCTCTCGGGCGGGTACGCGGGCGGCCGCGACCTGTCGGGCGGGCAGTGGCAGCGCGTCGCGCTCGCGCGCGCCCTGCTCGCGGTCTCGGGCGGGGCGGACGTCCTCGTGCTCGACGAGCCGACGGCGCAGCTCGACGTCCGCGCCGAGGCCGAGTTCTTCGAGCGCTTCCTCGCCCACGGCGCGGTCGCCTCGGTGGCGCGCGAGCGCGCGGTGACGTCCGTCGTCATCTCGCACCGCTTCTCGACCGTCCGCCCGGCCGACCAGATCGTCGTGATCGCGGAGGGCCGCGTCGTCGAGCAGGGCACCCACGACGAGCTGCTCGCCGCCGACGGCCGCTACGCCGAGCTCTTCGTCCTCCAGGCCCGCCGGTTCCGCAGCGACTCGCCCGACGACCCGGACCTCGACCCAGACCACGAGCTCGACGCGACCGGCCCCGCGACGGCCCTGACCTCCGGAGGTGCCCGATGAAGCGCGTCGCGCTCGCCGCCCGGTTCATGCTCGCCCACGCCTGGCGGACGGACCGGCGCCGCCTGCTGGTCGCGTGCGTGCTCCTGACGGTCGGGTTCCTCGCGGGCCCGCTGGTCGGCGTCGGGCTGGGGCTGTTCACCGACGCGATGGTCGACGCGGACGTCGCGCGCGCCGTCGGGCTCGCGTGCGCGGTCGTGGCGCTCGTCGTCGCCGAGCTCATGCTGGGCCACTTCGCCCACCTGTCGTACTTCGAGGTCGCGGACCTCCAGCAGCTCTACCTGCTGGACGAGGTCGCGGAGCTCACGCACGGGTCGACGGACCTCGCCGAGCTGGAGGACCCGGAGCGCGTCCGGCTCCTCACGTCGGTGACGGAGGGGCTGCAGCGTGTCCGGCTGGCGCTCGAGGGCACGCTCCAGCTCGGCGGCATGGTGCTCCAGGTCCTGGTCACCACCGTCATCCTCGGCCTCGTCGAGCCGTGGCTGCTCCTGCTGCCCCTCGCGGCCCTGCCGCCCGTCTGGTTCGCCGACCGCGCGCAACGGGTGCTCGACGCCGCGCGCGACGCCGCGGCCGACGACGTCCGCCTCTCCCGGCACCTCGTCACCGCCGGGACGTCGGGATCGTCGGCCAAGGAGATCCGGCTCTTCGGCGCACGGAACCTCGTCGCGGACCGGCAGCGCGCCGCGTGGGACC
This region includes:
- the gcvP gene encoding aminomethyl-transferring glycine dehydrogenase, whose protein sequence is MTERGGTRRRPLHRESLVTQPSFDPSSRHNAATGAFAPRHLGPRGREVGVMLDQLGYDSLDALVDAAVPAAIRTDRPLDLPAARTETEVLDHLRALAGKNVVKTQMIGLGYYGTVTPPVIRRNVLESPAWYTAYTPYQPEISQGRLEALLNFQQVVEDLTGLDVANASLLDEATAVAEAVALMWRASRAKSGYVALDADLFPQTLAVTLGRAHAVGLPVVVADLSGGLDAGLAAARAAGAFPAGVDDDAQLVGVVVQQSGASGRVVDWRPVVAEAKAAGALVTVASDLLALTLLVSPGELGADVAVGSAQRFGVPLFYGGPHAAFMAVRKGLERSLPGRLVGVSIDADGDTAYRLALQTREQHIRREKATSNICTAQALLAIVASMYAVYHGPDGLRAIAERTHAHAVTLASALRAGGITVEHDTFFDTVRTVVPGRADDIVRAAAAAGINLYNPDADHVQIACDETTTPATLTAVLQAFAASAPTDAASPTGPDHELPTWARRTTGYLQHPIFHLHRSETSMLRYLRRLSDKDLALDRTMIPLGSCTMKLNATAEMEAISWPEFANIHPFVPADQALGYEELIGGLESALAEITGYAGVSVQPNAGSQGEFAGLLAIRDYHVSRGDTERDVCLIPASAHGTNAASAALAGLRVDVVRTAESGEVDLDDLRAKLADHGTRVAAIMITYPSTHGVYEEHVREVCDLVHDAGGQVYIDGANLNALVGLARPGEFGGDVSHLNLHKTFCIPHGGGGPGVGPVAVAEHLVPFLPGDPLAPGASTATPVSATRYGSAGILPISYAYVALMGPDGLTEATKTAVLTANYVASRLADHYPVLYTGPNGLVAHECILDLRGITAETGVTAEDVAKRLMDYGFHAPTLSFPVAGTLMVEPTESEDLAELDRFVEALIAIRGEIDAVAAGRWGVEESPLRGAPHTAAALVAESWDKPYSRELAAYPVASLRSGKYWPPVRRIDGARGDRNLVCSCPPLESYVTGDLV
- a CDS encoding ABC transporter ATP-binding protein, producing MTTEGTVQQPSRRERVRRWTTMWGLLRHAGIPIVAVGLILSVVLALLPLVSIVALGRVLFLLPSMTDGAASAGWGDLLAVFGVAVGALVVQQLLAPFQTGIVETIGRRVDQRCIDRLLDAALSDAPLALLDDSEVLDVVADARAAFARQSMSPGDAAGALVPLVGRYVQLVGAAVLVAVVVSPLAGAVILATALAMRAGVRGTFSKLTPIWKTLHPQRRRMYYLRELATTPGVTKEVRLLGILGWLRDRLRRESMGYLEPQWAVNRRLQLWPFVGFSVIGLVGGAIVLVLVALDDSLDLFALGVAIQAVLIPLRFGVYFPECDMRTQFGLLSFDALERFEQRLRSATPERTGEDDDAPVPRGVIRFEDVWFRYADDGAWVLRGLDLELVPGTSTAIVGLNGAGKTTTTKLLARLYEPTRGRITVDGVDVRDLPVEAWRRRLALIFQDYVRLELSVADNVGLGAPGLRDDADRLREAVSAAGADGVVDGLADGLDTVLSGGYAGGRDLSGGQWQRVALARALLAVSGGADVLVLDEPTAQLDVRAEAEFFERFLAHGAVASVARERAVTSVVISHRFSTVRPADQIVVIAEGRVVEQGTHDELLAADGRYAELFVLQARRFRSDSPDDPDLDPDHELDATGPATALTSGGAR